A stretch of the Ptychodera flava strain L36383 chromosome 18, AS_Pfla_20210202, whole genome shotgun sequence genome encodes the following:
- the LOC139116792 gene encoding CDC42 small effector protein 2-like, with protein MGNSKMGDTTWLCFTCCITQQPQQKRRRIDITMIGEPTNFVHTGHIGSGDMASGGGQVGVIQTQMKSKGGYNNVSPVHVDIAVGDVQKEES; from the exons ATGGGGAACTCCAAGATGGGAGACACCACCTGGCTATGCTTCACATGCTGTATAACGCAACAACCTCAACAG AAGAGGAGGCGGATAGATATAACAATGATCGGAGAACCAACAAATTTTGTACATACAGGACATATAGGATCAGGTGATATGGCTTCAGGGGGCGGTCAA GTTGGTGTAATACAAACTCAAATGAAATCCAAGGGAGGATATAATAATGTGTCTCCGGTACATGTAGATATTGCAGTGGGTGATGTACAGAAAGAAGAG TCATAA